From the genome of Blautia pseudococcoides, one region includes:
- a CDS encoding ABC transporter ATP-binding protein, whose translation MKGEKYSFIKIIVLTVKMQFKAVPGHMIVFLLLAFLEALGLTIRVAAMQRLFDVIAIAAEGKRDFTDCIMPLFVLVVVTCVQQIMNGMKFFHWNVIVDKSAGINNKKLFEKIQNFSAEQFEDAFFLDSLNKAKEGIKPLTVTSLFIMNLIFFDGVYIVSMGAYLFNLKPVLPLTLLLAFIPAFLSQVFRIKGFAKLEEQSAPLRREYDYYKKILNDRQYIKETRTLGAFVYFFKLFNDTLIKLTNKQWEIEKKIVVREQLLNSVTYIGMGISTYLLFVATISGEISVGAFAAIFAALTQIFDIMQTIMTWDISGINKDIGKVTNLIKIYDSAELSGLSGTHDFSKGIIAKNVGFIYPGRNEMALANVSVTIRDGEFIAIVGENGSGKSTLVKILTGLYRPSVGTAIIGELDSEVIAPRYIYNEISGVFQDYQRYKMTLAENVSISEIGIGMDELRIKSTLMDVGINTKYNEINLNTVLSPEFGGIDLSGGQWQRLAIARGLYRHYKFIVLDEPTAAIDPIEENMIYTQFKKLTKRKCAVVITHRLGTAKLADRIVVMDNGRIVDTGTHEELLSRSGKYKDMWNAQSIWYKREDIKY comes from the coding sequence TTGAAGGGTGAAAAGTACAGTTTTATTAAAATAATTGTTTTAACTGTTAAAATGCAATTTAAAGCAGTTCCGGGTCATATGATAGTGTTTTTATTGCTAGCTTTTTTGGAAGCTTTGGGATTAACAATTAGAGTGGCAGCAATGCAAAGGCTTTTCGATGTTATTGCAATTGCAGCAGAGGGTAAACGAGATTTTACTGATTGTATTATGCCGTTATTTGTTTTGGTTGTAGTTACATGTGTTCAGCAAATAATGAATGGTATGAAGTTTTTTCATTGGAATGTAATTGTAGATAAATCCGCTGGAATTAATAACAAGAAATTATTTGAAAAAATACAGAATTTTAGTGCAGAACAGTTTGAAGATGCATTTTTTCTAGATAGCTTAAATAAAGCTAAAGAAGGAATTAAACCATTGACTGTTACTAGTCTTTTTATAATGAATCTTATATTTTTTGATGGTGTATATATTGTATCTATGGGGGCATATTTATTTAATTTAAAACCTGTTTTGCCGTTGACCTTATTGTTGGCTTTTATTCCTGCTTTTTTGTCTCAGGTATTTCGTATAAAAGGCTTTGCAAAGTTAGAGGAACAAAGCGCACCATTACGAAGAGAGTATGACTACTATAAAAAAATATTAAATGACAGGCAGTATATTAAGGAGACACGTACCCTAGGAGCGTTTGTATACTTTTTTAAATTATTTAATGATACGTTAATTAAATTAACAAATAAACAATGGGAAATAGAAAAAAAAATAGTTGTTCGAGAACAATTATTAAACAGTGTAACATACATTGGTATGGGTATTTCTACATATTTGTTATTTGTAGCAACCATATCAGGAGAAATTTCAGTGGGAGCTTTTGCGGCAATATTTGCTGCATTAACTCAAATATTTGACATAATGCAGACTATAATGACATGGGATATTAGTGGTATTAATAAAGATATCGGCAAGGTTACAAATCTTATAAAGATATATGATTCTGCAGAACTGTCAGGCTTATCAGGCACCCACGATTTTAGTAAAGGGATAATAGCTAAAAATGTGGGATTTATTTATCCGGGTAGAAACGAAATGGCTTTAGCTAATGTGTCAGTAACTATTAGGGATGGGGAGTTTATTGCAATTGTAGGTGAAAATGGTTCAGGGAAAAGTACATTGGTAAAAATTCTAACGGGACTATATCGTCCGTCAGTGGGAACGGCTATAATTGGTGAACTTGATAGTGAGGTTATAGCTCCACGTTATATATATAATGAAATATCAGGTGTATTTCAAGATTACCAGCGATATAAAATGACGCTTGCTGAAAATGTGTCTATTAGTGAGATTGGCATAGGAATGGATGAATTAAGGATTAAATCTACCTTAATGGATGTGGGGATTAACACAAAATATAACGAGATAAATTTAAATACAGTATTATCACCAGAATTTGGGGGTATAGACTTATCAGGTGGGCAATGGCAACGTTTAGCAATAGCACGTGGACTATATCGACACTATAAATTTATAGTTTTGGATGAACCAACTGCTGCAATAGACCCAATAGAGGAAAATATGATATATACACAATTTAAGAAATTAACTAAAAGAAAGTGTGCTGTGGTGATAACGCATAGATTAGGAACTGCAAAACTTGCTGATCGAATTGTGGTAATGGATAATGGAAGGATTGTTGATACAGGAACTCATGAAGAACTATTATCCCGTTCAGGTAAATACAAAGATATGTGGAATGCACAATCAATTTGGTATAAAAGAGAGGATATAAAGTATTAA
- a CDS encoding ABC transporter ATP-binding protein, with amino-acid sequence MIFLKKLHNGFYALNMTFQASPLSAILYVILIIIEALSSTAGMTLATADFVNTATEILLRGFSKYLIYKPLINLLLLLGIINTVGTFISLTRSSIKRNIQCKFSPMITKKLSSLEFKHIESKDSWELISRVSDNTITLLMEVYDAFMSLLKIIIYIISVLGIIMAYVWWAAILIFLFSAPLMWLSVRAGRRNYQATKESEVYNRRVKYLEDVITGKGNIEERTLFGYGNYVSDKWQEQYEKGRKYRLKVSARHLLLTRGSSLGLNVIIVLVALTLINPVISGYLSSGMYMGLIGAIIGVLHYMGWDMARSLETIANANEFMKEFKKYLELDESEGALRKPDVEPIVFSSLEFRGVSFKYPSDKKYILKNLSFRLESGKNYAFVGKNGAGKTTITKLMTGLYKEYEGEILLNGKELREYSAGTLKATFSIIYQDFSKYYVSLKDNIVIGDISGSELDRRICEVIDDAGLKDIVVKLKNGTNTLLGRVKEDGQDLSGGEWQRVAIARSLISRAPIKIMDEPTAALDPISENQLYTKLRRLMEGKTTVFISHRLGSTKLADKILVIEDGHILESGTHNELIAAKGQYSEMFEAQRSWYS; translated from the coding sequence ATGATCTTCTTAAAAAAACTTCATAATGGTTTTTACGCATTGAATATGACATTCCAGGCATCACCTTTGTCAGCTATACTATATGTCATTTTGATAATTATTGAAGCTTTATCTTCAACTGCAGGTATGACGTTAGCAACAGCAGATTTTGTTAATACGGCAACAGAAATTTTGTTACGTGGGTTTTCAAAGTATTTAATTTACAAACCTCTTATTAATCTTCTATTGTTGTTGGGCATTATTAATACAGTTGGTACGTTTATATCATTAACTAGGTCAAGTATAAAACGGAATATTCAATGCAAATTCAGTCCAATGATTACAAAAAAGCTTTCATCGTTAGAATTTAAGCATATCGAGAGCAAAGATAGTTGGGAATTAATTTCTCGAGTATCAGATAATACGATTACTCTATTGATGGAAGTATATGATGCTTTTATGTCATTATTAAAAATTATTATATATATTATATCAGTATTAGGAATAATAATGGCTTATGTTTGGTGGGCAGCAATATTAATTTTTCTTTTTTCTGCGCCTTTGATGTGGCTTTCTGTACGTGCAGGAAGAAGAAACTATCAAGCAACTAAAGAATCAGAGGTATATAATAGACGTGTAAAGTATCTTGAGGATGTTATTACTGGCAAGGGCAATATAGAAGAGCGTACTTTATTTGGTTATGGAAATTATGTAAGTGATAAGTGGCAAGAGCAGTACGAAAAAGGACGTAAATATAGATTAAAAGTAAGCGCAAGACATTTATTACTCACAAGGGGATCTTCATTAGGATTAAACGTTATTATTGTATTGGTGGCATTGACTTTAATTAACCCAGTAATATCAGGTTATTTGTCAAGTGGTATGTATATGGGCTTGATTGGTGCTATTATTGGAGTTTTACACTATATGGGATGGGATATGGCGAGGTCACTAGAAACTATTGCTAATGCTAACGAATTTATGAAAGAATTTAAAAAATATTTAGAACTAGATGAATCCGAGGGCGCATTGCGCAAACCAGATGTTGAGCCTATAGTATTTTCTAGCTTGGAATTTCGGGGGGTTAGTTTTAAATATCCGAGTGATAAGAAATATATATTAAAGAATCTTTCTTTTAGACTAGAGAGTGGAAAGAACTATGCGTTTGTTGGGAAAAATGGGGCAGGAAAGACTACAATAACGAAGTTAATGACAGGTCTATATAAAGAGTATGAAGGGGAAATTTTATTAAATGGAAAAGAGTTGCGGGAGTATTCTGCTGGAACTCTTAAAGCAACATTTTCAATCATATATCAAGATTTTTCGAAGTATTATGTATCACTTAAAGATAATATAGTAATTGGTGATATCAGCGGAAGTGAATTGGACAGACGTATATGTGAAGTTATAGATGATGCCGGATTAAAAGATATAGTAGTAAAACTAAAAAATGGTACGAATACTTTACTGGGAAGGGTAAAGGAAGATGGACAAGATTTATCAGGCGGAGAGTGGCAACGAGTAGCTATAGCCCGTTCACTCATTAGTCGTGCGCCCATTAAAATAATGGATGAACCTACAGCTGCGCTTGATCCAATATCTGAAAATCAGTTGTATACTAAATTAAGAAGGCTTATGGAGGGGAAAACGACTGTATTTATTAGCCATCGATTAGGTTCAACAAAATTGGCTGATAAAATACTGGTAATAGAAGATGGGCATATTCTTGAATCTGGAACACATAATGAACTTATCGCTGCAAAAGGACAGTACTCGGAAATGTTTGAAGCGCAAAGGAGTTGGTATAGTTGA
- a CDS encoding SRPBCC family protein, with the protein MEADMAKANMKVRLAASAEQVWKAVTDNKNYAWRSDLSRIEEMGDGKTFVEYTKSGFPTTFTITKKVPFRQYEFDIENENMKGHWTGLFRESGNGTEMDFTEDVELKKPFLKFAAGNSMWWITDMGTNLLIPFNSREYDIYPLIINDSEEICVNVGDRTSSYTGIIKTNALIQEHEKNKFIAAYSCGSYTFSCAPNFIYPLSYYILMVDEENINILQKGKNEEEYIARLFD; encoded by the coding sequence ATGGAGGCAGATATGGCTAAAGCAAATATGAAAGTCCGCCTGGCGGCCAGCGCGGAACAGGTTTGGAAGGCAGTTACGGATAATAAGAATTATGCCTGGCGCAGTGATTTGAGCCGGATAGAGGAGATGGGGGACGGCAAAACTTTTGTAGAGTATACAAAGAGCGGATTTCCCACAACATTTACGATCACAAAGAAAGTACCGTTCCGTCAGTATGAATTTGATATAGAAAATGAAAATATGAAAGGCCATTGGACAGGGTTGTTTCGTGAGAGCGGGAATGGGACGGAGATGGATTTTACTGAGGATGTGGAACTGAAGAAGCCGTTTTTGAAGTTCGCTGCAGGGAATAGTATGTGGTGGATAACTGATATGGGCACAAATTTATTAATTCCATTTAATAGTAGAGAATACGATATTTACCCATTGATAATTAATGACTCAGAAGAGATTTGTGTGAATGTTGGTGATAGGACATCTTCTTATACCGGAATAATTAAGACGAATGCTTTAATACAAGAACATGAAAAAAATAAATTTATTGCGGCATATTCATGCGGAAGTTATACATTTTCATGTGCCCCAAATTTTATATACCCATTGTCATATTATATTTTAATGGTGGATGAAGAGAATATTAACATATTACAAAAAGGCAAAAATGAAGAAGAATATATAGCAAGGTTATTTGACTAA
- a CDS encoding Na+/H+ antiporter NhaC family protein: MDYGFLTLIPPIIAIAFAIAFRKVALALLIGIFSGELILCGWNPLTAVNEMVNQILNVCADTGNLKTFLFTTLMGAFVILVRVSGGVNGFVTYLTEQGNKVKNKKMAMMIAYIIGIIIFIDGLLSIMFTGVVTRPLIDKYKVSREKLAYICDSTSAPINAIIPLNSWGAMLMGLIGAEITAGVITGDPMNLLIRSLPFQFYSIVSLIMVLFYILSGKDWGPMKKAEERVRTTGKLYDDGVVPLLNDSEGFDELVEPGKENKWNMMLPLIVLIGGTFIGLLVTGKGNITEGDGTTSILYAVTITLLVMCIFYTRQKIMTGKQFGDFVLKGVSNMLTLVILLVLAFAIGGVIKTLGTGTFLASLIGGRVSGAFGPAIIFLLGAVMAFSTGTSWGTFSIMMPIAIPMAVAMDSNILLAIGAVVSGGIFGDHCSPISDTTILSSMSVGTDLFSHVKTQLPYAVVTAAIATVLYVVCGLVM; the protein is encoded by the coding sequence ATGGATTACGGATTTTTGACTTTGATTCCGCCAATCATTGCCATTGCATTTGCCATCGCGTTTCGGAAGGTGGCGCTTGCTCTTTTGATTGGTATTTTTTCCGGAGAACTGATCCTGTGCGGATGGAATCCGCTCACCGCTGTGAATGAGATGGTGAATCAGATTTTAAATGTCTGCGCAGACACCGGAAACCTGAAAACATTTTTATTTACAACACTGATGGGTGCATTTGTTATTCTGGTGCGTGTGTCAGGCGGCGTCAATGGCTTTGTGACGTATCTGACAGAGCAGGGCAATAAGGTTAAGAATAAAAAGATGGCTATGATGATCGCTTATATTATCGGTATCATTATTTTTATCGACGGGCTTTTAAGTATCATGTTCACAGGTGTTGTGACAAGGCCGCTGATTGACAAGTATAAAGTTTCCAGAGAAAAGCTGGCCTATATCTGTGACTCCACATCAGCACCGATCAATGCCATTATCCCGCTGAACTCCTGGGGCGCTATGCTGATGGGACTGATCGGGGCGGAGATAACGGCGGGTGTGATCACCGGGGATCCTATGAATCTTCTGATTCGGAGCCTGCCCTTCCAGTTCTACAGTATTGTTTCCCTTATCATGGTATTGTTCTATATATTAAGCGGAAAAGACTGGGGACCCATGAAAAAAGCGGAGGAGCGTGTGCGCACTACAGGAAAGCTGTATGACGACGGCGTTGTTCCCCTGCTTAACGACAGCGAGGGCTTTGATGAGCTGGTAGAACCCGGAAAAGAGAACAAGTGGAATATGATGCTGCCGCTTATTGTACTGATCGGCGGAACTTTTATCGGTCTGCTTGTCACAGGTAAGGGAAATATCACAGAGGGTGACGGAACTACATCCATTCTCTATGCAGTTACCATTACACTGCTGGTTATGTGTATCTTCTACACAAGACAGAAGATCATGACAGGAAAGCAGTTTGGGGATTTTGTATTGAAAGGTGTCAGCAATATGCTTACCCTTGTTATCCTGCTGGTTTTGGCATTTGCCATCGGCGGTGTGATCAAGACATTGGGAACAGGCACTTTCCTTGCAAGCCTGATCGGAGGCAGAGTCAGCGGTGCTTTCGGACCTGCTATTATTTTCCTGCTGGGCGCAGTTATGGCTTTCAGCACAGGCACAAGCTGGGGTACTTTCTCCATTATGATGCCTATAGCGATTCCAATGGCAGTTGCCATGGATTCCAATATTCTGCTGGCCATTGGCGCGGTTGTCTCAGGCGGTATTTTCGGAGATCACTGTTCTCCGATCTCAGATACAACCATTCTGTCCTCCATGTCGGTGGGCACGGACCTGTTCTCACATGTAAAGACGCAGCTTCCTTATGCAGTCGTGACGGCGGCAATTGCTACGGTGCTGTATGTGGTATGTGGTCTGGTGATGTGA
- a CDS encoding 1-aminocyclopropane-1-carboxylate deaminase/D-cysteine desulfhydrase: MHLLETFLEKTERVPLMPAPTPLHGLHRLEEQWRYPGIYIKRDDMTGIGPGGNKIRSLEYILGEAVKEGSRTILAAGPAQSNLCTLTAAACAKLGLDCELVHNGTEPEKKEGNLLLNRILGVKSYFLGDVDSDARNAFVEELFEKYRRDGKNPYVVRNGATTGRGALGYTAAVPELMKQCKEQGISTMTIFAPGGNGGVAAGLVYGNAVMGNPFRIVIVSVEDDRENLRKHIADTVREVEEITGIPAGKPVEELCFIEDGFRGRGWGANTSESAKEIFSFARAEGVFIENIYNSKVLVGMRDWLERGKTEGPVCYLHTGGFGSLFAQY; encoded by the coding sequence ATGCATTTGCTGGAGACTTTTTTAGAGAAGACGGAACGGGTACCGCTTATGCCGGCTCCCACACCGCTCCATGGTCTGCACAGGCTGGAGGAGCAGTGGAGATATCCCGGAATTTATATCAAACGTGATGATATGACAGGTATCGGTCCCGGAGGCAACAAGATAAGAAGTCTGGAATACATACTGGGAGAGGCGGTAAAGGAGGGCAGCAGGACGATTCTGGCAGCAGGGCCTGCCCAGTCCAATCTCTGTACCCTGACGGCTGCGGCCTGCGCCAAATTGGGACTGGACTGCGAACTGGTCCACAACGGTACAGAGCCGGAGAAGAAAGAGGGGAATCTGCTGCTGAACCGGATCCTTGGGGTGAAATCCTATTTTCTTGGGGATGTGGATTCGGATGCCCGCAATGCCTTTGTGGAGGAACTGTTTGAAAAATACCGCAGAGATGGGAAAAATCCCTATGTGGTGAGAAATGGAGCAACCACAGGACGAGGGGCTCTTGGGTACACGGCAGCAGTGCCGGAGCTTATGAAACAATGTAAGGAGCAGGGGATCAGCACCATGACCATTTTCGCACCGGGAGGAAACGGCGGTGTGGCAGCAGGGCTGGTGTATGGGAATGCAGTTATGGGAAATCCCTTCCGTATTGTAATTGTCAGTGTGGAGGATGACAGGGAAAACCTGCGAAAACACATTGCGGATACTGTTCGGGAGGTGGAGGAGATAACGGGAATCCCGGCAGGAAAACCTGTGGAAGAGCTCTGTTTTATTGAGGATGGTTTCCGGGGCCGGGGCTGGGGCGCAAATACCAGTGAGAGTGCCAAGGAGATCTTTTCGTTTGCCAGAGCTGAAGGTGTTTTTATTGAAAACATTTATAACAGTAAAGTTCTGGTCGGTATGAGGGACTGGCTGGAAAGGGGAAAAACAGAGGGGCCTGTCTGTTATCTGCATACAGGAGGCTTTGGTTCTCTGTTTGCCCAGTATTGA
- a CDS encoding RidA family protein: MEIISTEKAPAAIGPYSQGMRTNELLFTSGQIPIDPSTGEVMEAEITAQAKQSIENVGAVLAAGGSSFEKVVKTTCFLADMKDFAAFNEVYAKYFTTNPARSCAAVKTLPKGVLCEVEVIAER; the protein is encoded by the coding sequence ATGGAAATTATCAGTACAGAAAAAGCACCGGCCGCGATCGGCCCGTATTCACAGGGAATGAGAACGAATGAACTTTTGTTCACTTCAGGACAGATTCCCATTGACCCGTCTACCGGTGAGGTTATGGAGGCGGAGATCACCGCTCAGGCAAAGCAATCTATTGAAAATGTAGGTGCTGTGCTTGCAGCAGGAGGCAGCAGCTTTGAAAAAGTGGTCAAGACCACCTGTTTTCTGGCGGACATGAAGGATTTTGCCGCGTTTAACGAAGTTTATGCAAAATACTTCACCACCAACCCGGCCCGTTCCTGTGCGGCGGTTAAAACACTGCCAAAGGGTGTGCTCTGTGAAGTCGAGGTAATTGCTGAACGTTAG
- a CDS encoding helix-turn-helix transcriptional regulator, translating into MNYLTLTETDKTILESYKTVLDGLAEYLGDGYELILHSLENLEHSVIKIINGHYTGRVEGAPITDLALKMLDNIRQKKEPAALCYFNKKNGNTLKSATIPILGEKKRIIGLLCINFHTEVSFASILASFTPASSIVPGVTETFSDNVEDLIASALDEAKTKIYANPMISTTNKNKEIIHLLYEKGIFNMKDAVIKAAESLGISKNTVYLHLRNLEKENGS; encoded by the coding sequence ATGAATTACCTTACCCTGACAGAAACAGATAAAACCATTCTGGAATCATATAAGACAGTCCTGGACGGACTTGCAGAATATTTAGGGGACGGATATGAACTGATTCTCCACAGCCTGGAGAACCTGGAGCACTCTGTCATAAAAATCATTAACGGACATTACACCGGACGTGTGGAGGGCGCTCCCATCACAGATCTGGCACTGAAAATGCTGGACAATATCCGTCAGAAAAAAGAGCCGGCCGCCCTGTGTTACTTTAATAAGAAAAACGGCAACACCCTGAAATCCGCCACCATTCCTATCCTTGGGGAAAAGAAACGGATCATCGGCCTGCTTTGCATTAATTTCCACACAGAGGTTTCTTTTGCCAGCATCCTGGCAAGCTTCACCCCTGCAAGCAGTATTGTCCCCGGTGTGACAGAGACCTTCAGCGACAATGTGGAGGACCTGATCGCCTCCGCCCTGGATGAGGCCAAAACAAAAATATACGCCAATCCTATGATCTCCACTACCAATAAAAATAAGGAGATTATCCATCTCCTGTACGAAAAAGGTATTTTCAATATGAAAGACGCTGTCATCAAAGCAGCAGAAAGCCTTGGCATTTCTAAAAATACCGTATATCTGCATCTGCGGAACCTGGAAAAAGAAAACGGCAGTTAA
- a CDS encoding YcxB family protein, producing the protein METVELRFQYTQREYIRAERQYLISSKIIHKYDIALVAVFLLLSVVYMLFTSFSIFSILIFGLVIVVTALGSYLYILMPILKFKQTAKYHEEYTLVFSKETIKFKTQSIESEMKWDIYSALWESHDFYYLMQAPRIYTLIPKRVFKDLNEKQLFEEIAQSRVKTTKHV; encoded by the coding sequence TTGGAAACAGTAGAATTAAGATTTCAATATACTCAAAGAGAATATATAAGAGCAGAAAGGCAATATTTAATTTCTAGTAAAATTATTCATAAATATGATATTGCTTTAGTCGCTGTATTTTTGCTGCTGTCGGTAGTTTATATGCTGTTCACCTCTTTTAGTATATTTAGTATTTTAATATTTGGATTGGTAATTGTTGTAACTGCATTGGGAAGCTATTTATATATTCTAATGCCTATACTGAAATTCAAACAAACTGCAAAATATCATGAGGAATATACGCTGGTATTCTCTAAGGAAACAATTAAATTTAAAACACAAAGCATTGAATCAGAAATGAAGTGGGATATTTACTCTGCACTATGGGAAAGCCATGATTTTTATTACTTAATGCAAGCACCACGAATATATACGTTAATTCCAAAAAGAGTTTTTAAAGACCTAAACGAAAAACAACTATTTGAAGAAATTGCACAATCAAGAGTAAAAACAACAAAACATGTATAA
- a CDS encoding DUF445 domain-containing protein, translating to MEFLRLLAGPLIGAVIGYCTNYIAVKMLFRPLYPVKIGNWTLPFTPGIIPRGKSRLAKALGSAVGDHLITKKDLEDMLLSEGVKSTIVSRISQGIQNVQNSDDTVEGFLQHYVEQDDYETMRGKLEDFITDRITEGLDKLDVGAIIAEEGAREVKQKFQGSMVSMFLTDDLINSIAEPIGRKVGDYIRENGHVKIHPVVVGEIAAVESRRISDIVESLPLGEEKIRALVESIYVKFVGDKAGELAEKFQIAKVVEEKVNGMDVLEVENILMSIMKKELNAVINLGALIGFIIGLLNLLL from the coding sequence ATGGAATTTTTACGTTTACTGGCCGGGCCGCTCATCGGAGCGGTCATTGGCTACTGTACAAACTATATTGCAGTGAAAATGCTTTTTCGCCCCCTGTATCCGGTGAAGATCGGAAATTGGACACTGCCCTTTACACCGGGTATTATTCCCAGAGGAAAAAGTAGACTGGCGAAGGCTCTGGGAAGTGCGGTGGGCGACCATCTGATCACTAAGAAGGACCTGGAAGATATGCTTTTGTCCGAGGGTGTGAAAAGTACCATTGTCAGCCGGATCAGCCAAGGCATACAGAACGTGCAGAACAGTGATGATACGGTTGAGGGTTTCCTGCAGCACTATGTGGAGCAGGATGACTATGAGACCATGCGGGGAAAACTGGAGGATTTTATTACAGACCGCATTACAGAAGGGCTGGACAAGCTGGATGTAGGTGCGATCATCGCGGAGGAGGGGGCCAGGGAAGTGAAGCAGAAATTCCAGGGCTCTATGGTGTCCATGTTCCTTACGGATGATCTGATCAACTCCATTGCGGAACCGATCGGCAGAAAAGTGGGGGATTATATCAGAGAGAACGGCCATGTCAAGATCCACCCGGTTGTGGTTGGGGAGATCGCGGCTGTGGAGAGCCGCAGGATCAGCGATATTGTGGAATCCCTCCCTCTGGGTGAGGAGAAGATCCGCGCCCTGGTGGAAAGCATCTACGTGAAATTTGTAGGTGACAAGGCAGGCGAACTGGCAGAAAAGTTCCAGATCGCAAAAGTAGTGGAGGAAAAAGTAAACGGCATGGACGTGCTGGAAGTGGAGAATATCCTCATGTCTATTATGAAGAAAGAACTCAATGCTGTCATTAATCTGGGCGCATTGATCGGATTTATCATCGGACTGCTGAATCTGCTGCTTTAA
- a CDS encoding L-cysteine desulfidase family protein has translation MMTNEIIEDYIKILESELVPAMGCTEPIALAYGGARAREILGGMPEKVIAKCSGNIIKNVRCVTIPNSKGLVGIEAGVLLGIAGGNAGKQMEVLEDVSDADIEMAKQMLKKGVCKVEFLDSPSVLHIILELYTEEHSAIVEIRDGHTNITSIRKDGEELLKGAAKFEYDDTDERKVILNMENIKEFADTVDLSKVQHLIERQITCNMAIANEGMKGEYGLGLGKLLVESYPDTTLNQMKAYAAAGSEARMGGCDLPVIINSGSGNQGIASSVPVVVYARIKQVDQETLYRSLVFSNLLTIYQKTYIGKLSAFCGAVSASCASGAALTYMVGGTLDQIKMTVENTLANIPGIICDGAKISCAAKIATSLDAAIMAHNLAMKNKVYAPYTGILQEDTPETISCVGYIGKEGMKQTDKEILKIMIEHNE, from the coding sequence ATGATGACAAATGAAATCATAGAAGATTATATAAAAATCCTGGAATCTGAACTGGTTCCTGCCATGGGGTGCACAGAGCCCATCGCGCTTGCGTACGGCGGTGCCAGGGCAAGGGAGATTTTGGGCGGAATGCCTGAAAAAGTCATTGCCAAATGCAGCGGCAATATCATTAAAAATGTACGCTGTGTGACCATACCTAATTCCAAAGGTCTGGTTGGTATAGAGGCCGGGGTACTTCTGGGCATTGCCGGCGGAAATGCCGGGAAGCAGATGGAAGTCCTGGAGGATGTTTCAGACGCGGATATTGAGATGGCGAAACAGATGCTGAAAAAAGGTGTCTGTAAGGTGGAATTCCTGGACAGTCCCAGTGTGCTTCATATTATCTTGGAGTTGTACACAGAAGAGCACAGCGCAATAGTGGAAATCCGTGACGGACACACCAACATCACCAGCATCCGAAAAGACGGAGAAGAACTGCTGAAGGGTGCCGCAAAATTTGAGTATGATGATACAGATGAGAGAAAAGTCATCCTGAATATGGAAAATATCAAGGAGTTTGCCGACACGGTGGATCTTTCCAAAGTGCAGCATCTCATTGAAAGACAGATCACCTGCAATATGGCCATTGCCAATGAGGGCATGAAGGGGGAATACGGTCTGGGGCTTGGGAAACTTCTGGTGGAATCTTATCCGGATACCACGCTGAACCAGATGAAAGCCTATGCAGCAGCAGGTTCAGAGGCCAGAATGGGCGGATGTGACCTTCCGGTCATCATCAATTCCGGTTCCGGCAACCAGGGCATTGCCTCCTCCGTACCGGTGGTGGTGTATGCCAGGATCAAGCAGGTGGACCAGGAGACGCTTTACCGTTCCCTGGTATTCTCCAATCTGCTGACGATCTACCAGAAAACTTATATCGGCAAGCTGTCCGCCTTCTGCGGTGCGGTTTCCGCTTCCTGCGCCAGCGGTGCGGCTCTCACCTATATGGTGGGCGGTACTCTGGACCAGATAAAAATGACGGTGGAAAATACACTGGCTAATATTCCGGGCATTATCTGTGACGGAGCGAAAATCTCCTGTGCAGCCAAGATAGCTACCAGCCTGGATGCAGCCATTATGGCCCACAACCTGGCAATGAAAAACAAAGTCTATGCCCCTTACACGGGAATCCTCCAGGAGGACACCCCTGAGACCATCAGTTGTGTGGGATACATAGGCAAGGAAGGCATGAAACAGACTGACAAAGAGATTCTGAAGATCATGATTGAACATAACGAATAA